The DNA window TGCGACTGTCACGCCGCTTTTTGCCGATCTCGAAGGAAAACCACGGCGAGAAGTTTTTTGTCCGCGAGGGAGGCAAACTCTTCCTGACGCCGTTGTTCTTGGTGTTGATCGTGATCGATGCCACGGACTTTGCCTTTGCCTTTGATAGCGTGCCCGCGATCTTTGCCTTTACCGACGACCCGTTCATCGTCTTCTCGTCCAACGTATTTGCCATCCTGGGGCTGCGGGCACTGTACTTCCTGCTGGCCGGCGTGATGGATATGTTCCACTACCTGAAGTACGGGCTGTCGGCCATCCTGTTTTTTGTCGGGGCCAAGATGCTCCTGCACTGGGTCGCAGACCCACCGCAATGGTGGATCAATCAATTCGGCATGCCGCCGGCCTGGGCGCAAAAATGGATCGGCCATCCGCCGGCCTGGGCGTCGCTGGTGGTGGTGCTGTCGTTACTCTCGATCTCGATCGGAGCTTCGATCATCCATTCCAAGCTCGCTGGAACGCACGACGAGCATGCACCGCCGGGAGAGGGACCAGAACAAGCTGACGTACCGTTGCACACTGCCAAGCGCGATGCCACCGAGAGCTCGGTGGAATAAGAATCGCATTAGCATGTGGGTTGCGCAAGAAGGGCAACCGTCGGCACGATTTTGGACTAAAGCGTCCGCTCTTAAAGCCCCAGCGGGAAATCGCTGAGCAGTTCGACTCCCCTCTCGGTCACCAGGTAGTCGTTTTCCAAACGAATGCCCGCGCGCAACTCAGGGCCGTACAGCCCGGGTTCGGCCGTGAACACGTCGCCAACTTCGAATGTGTCATCCCAAGTGGGATTCAGGTGGGGCGCCTCGTGCGGATAAAGTCCGATCCCGTGACCCAGATGATGGTCGAACGCCCCCGGCCGATATTGGTCGAGGATTGTTTGCGCCGCGTCGAAGACGCTGCGGCAACGAATGCCGGGCTTCACGCTGCGCTCGATCATGTCGAACACCTCGCAAATCTTGGCGCAGGTCCGCGACTGTTCCTCAGTCGGGCGATGGTTCACGGCAATCGTGCGGCAATTATCCGCAAAATAGCCTTGATAAGCCGGCCCCAAGTCGAGGATGTACAGTTCGCCGTCTTCGGCTCGCCGATCTCGCGGTGGACCACCCCGCGTCCCCGATTGATAGTCGTTGCCCGTCGCAGTCATCATTTCGCCAAAGTACGCGACCGCGACGCCCTGCAATTGGCTGAACACGTCGAGTTCGTTGATACCGGGCTGGATGATCTCGCGCCCTTTGGCGTACATCAGGCCGGTGGCATCGATGGCTTTGCGAAGCCGCGCAAGTTCGTCCGCATCCTTCCGCCGCCGCAGGCGGTACAAGTCTGGCTCAATGTCGACGAATTCGGCCGCCAGCAGCTTTGCCAAATGGGGCCCAAAGGAAGAGAACTCGACCCCCACGCGACGCGGCATGGGAAACCGGGCGAGCGCCGTTAGCAGCGCATCCGAGGATGTCTGCCGCTGGTCATTGCGCAAGGTCGAATATTGATTCGAGGGATAGGCAACGACTTCATTCGCTGCGGCGTCCTTATATGTCACCGTCGGAGCTACGAGCGTGACATGGCCATCGGACGAGAGCGCCGCCGCCGGTTCGAACGTCCAATGAAACCGCGGGCCGGCCAGCCATTGCACGTGTTCGTGCCTGGTAACAATCACCAGGTCGAGCCGATTTCGCTCCATCAGCTGCAAAAGTCGCTGTTGTCGATGACGGCAACCCGCCACCGTCAGGTCCAAATCCGGCATGGAAAAGCATCTCCTGGTGAGGACGCGTGATATTGGGCCTGCCGATCAACGGATCGTGAGGGCGGCGATCGACTCGTTAGCGGCAAACACCGCGACGGCAATCTTACCGATCGAGTTGCCATGACGACAGTGTGGATCCGTGGCAGATCAAGACTGGCAGCCATGGCCGGCGCATCAGCGAGGCCAAATCGGGATGTAGCGCCGCCACGAATCGATCAGGACGTGAGAGTCTCGTCCACCGCTTAGCGTGTTGCAGGAAGTGGCCGGCGAAAAAACCATTCCGAGACGGAATGTCGGCTATCCCGAGTTTCACACGGCTGGCTAAGCGACTTCAGCCGGAGCGCCATTGGCGGGTGCCGTGCCCTTGCGATCAATGCGACCGCTGACCAGCGCGTGCATGTTTTGGCACATCGTCTTCAACGTTTCTCGCAGCTTACGCAACTCGTCCTCGTCCAATCCTTGCGTGGCGCGGGCACGTACGGCCAAGCCACAGGCTACCATGCGGCCCCATTGCTCTTCCGCACGTTCGGTTGGGCGAATCAACTTGCGACGGCGATCATTGTCGTCAGTGACGCGCTGAATCCAACCATCGCGCTCCATGCGATCAAGCACCCCCACCAAAGTGGGTGCCTCGATGTGCATGCGCTCGGCAAGCTCGGATTGCGAGAGTTCGCCATCGTGCGAAATGCAAGCCAACACCTCCCATTGTCGGGACGTGATGCCGTGGGCGACCAACTCTTCGTTCATGGCGCAGGCCAGAGCGTGAGCCGTCGCGAAGACCCAGTAACCGACACTATTTTCGAAGTCGTAGTCGAGCATTACTTCTGCCTGTGGTTCGATGGGAAACGCTGCAACTATTGTACGTGGGGTAATACCGTGGAACAAGCAACTTACGCGCCCGCCACTAGCGGGGTGTCCTCATCGCTAATCGTGGATGCTGTGGCGACGACGAATCTTGGCAGGCACGTAAACTATCCGGCGGCCTGTTGCGAGCAGTAGTCGAACAGCAGACACCACTCCCGTCGCTGAATCAACCGGCAAAGTTGGTCGTAGGGCCCGCGCTCGGACGCCGCCAACTGACAGAGATCGACAAATCGATACGGATCCCAAGTGGCTTGTGTCGCCAAAAACGCGGCCTCATTCGCAATCCCGCTTGATGTTGCGATTTGCCGGGCCTCGCTCGCCAGCAGGCCATAGACAGGGTGTTGGCCAACACGGCGAAACCAATACTTTGCATTATCGTAATCCGGTTCCCGCCGGTGCATGATCGCGTGCCAGTAGCTGCCCTCGAGCGTCGCCAGGTCCTGGCTGATGCGGTGCGATTGATCGAGAAAATCGCACCACAGCCACAACCCCGCCAGGCAGGCCTCGGCCATGGCGCGATTCTTCACCGGCCGCGGAGCCAGCAGGCGCTTGGGGGTCAGCCCCTCGAGCCGGGCGCGTTGTACCTCGACAGGTTTGCCGGGGCCCAGCTCGTTGAGCCGTTCCGGATCGACGATTTCCCGGATAACGGCGCCGGA is part of the Pirellulales bacterium genome and encodes:
- a CDS encoding TerC family protein, with translation MEVTLWHWLAFGLFVSVLLALDLGIFHRGAKETTLGEAARATATWVFIALCFNGVIWWYADAQTATEFFTGYLVEWSLSMDNVFVFAVIFNYFSVPMKYQYRVLFWGILGAVVMRLTFVLVGGELIERFEWITYALGAFLVWTAIKLSTSDEEANPEHGWTLRLSRRFLPISKENHGEKFFVREGGKLFLTPLFLVLIVIDATDFAFAFDSVPAIFAFTDDPFIVFSSNVFAILGLRALYFLLAGVMDMFHYLKYGLSAILFFVGAKMLLHWVADPPQWWINQFGMPPAWAQKWIGHPPAWASLVVVLSLLSISIGASIIHSKLAGTHDEHAPPGEGPEQADVPLHTAKRDATESSVE
- a CDS encoding Xaa-Pro peptidase family protein gives rise to the protein MPDLDLTVAGCRHRQQRLLQLMERNRLDLVIVTRHEHVQWLAGPRFHWTFEPAAALSSDGHVTLVAPTVTYKDAAANEVVAYPSNQYSTLRNDQRQTSSDALLTALARFPMPRRVGVEFSSFGPHLAKLLAAEFVDIEPDLYRLRRRKDADELARLRKAIDATGLMYAKGREIIQPGINELDVFSQLQGVAVAYFGEMMTATGNDYQSGTRGGPPRDRRAEDGELYILDLGPAYQGYFADNCRTIAVNHRPTEEQSRTCAKICEVFDMIERSVKPGIRCRSVFDAAQTILDQYRPGAFDHHLGHGIGLYPHEAPHLNPTWDDTFEVGDVFTAEPGLYGPELRAGIRLENDYLVTERGVELLSDFPLGL
- a CDS encoding MarR family transcriptional regulator, coding for MLDYDFENSVGYWVFATAHALACAMNEELVAHGITSRQWEVLACISHDGELSQSELAERMHIEAPTLVGVLDRMERDGWIQRVTDDNDRRRKLIRPTERAEEQWGRMVACGLAVRARATQGLDEDELRKLRETLKTMCQNMHALVSGRIDRKGTAPANGAPAEVA